A region of Siniperca chuatsi isolate FFG_IHB_CAS linkage group LG23, ASM2008510v1, whole genome shotgun sequence DNA encodes the following proteins:
- the ptprz1b gene encoding receptor-type tyrosine-protein phosphatase zeta isoform X2 yields METAVLRTDIFICQLLLFSQIVVAAEPLGRGLRKIPEDIKWSYSGTLNQHNWGKKYLSCNSARQSPVDIDETFTQVRLQYQNLQLEGWDVLTAESSTIHNNGKTVAISVEGEFFVSGGGLSSRFRVGRITFHWGRCNATSDGSEHSLNGMKYPLEMQIYCYDPDDFQSLDDAIREGGRTAALAVLFEISLEDNENFSPVIEAINTVSRFGKSGSMEAFTLRSLLPNNTDKYYIYNGSLTAPPCSETVEWIVFKHTVAISETQLEVFCEVMTMEQAGYVMLTDYLQNNFREQQQQFMGQVFASYTGVEDVLTPTCSSEPENIQADAQNDTTIMVTWERPRVVYDTTIDWYTITYQRLQGQDQSKQEYRTDGDQDVGAIIPSLLANSSYVVQVVAVCTNGLRGRWSDQIIVDMPLEDPESDSDPDAVTKDLKGNREVSSKARWEKPENQNQVYLSPEDHSPVEEIPVEQTRVYQNQPTHHQSQARDQTQANQNLPVQVSTRSSPKTPSESAVLPKTRLNTNGKKKPGRNRSKPDDMDQNWIDEDRRIPTHRPFTKVGFDGNGAIWVTEVTEQPGFLFPVARTTTLPTIRRQITEEASLSVLPNQSRDHGPSDQAGESGLPSSQSDLYTPPVEDIQVTDIFYEDTVNNSPLETTTSAATVPAAAVVPGNKVDKVSPPSSEDSDAPANKPLPETITSVSSTPSPLWITARAATASNTLAESVYKSFTTSSLLRVLMHTTQPMFNANIPTSKFEDSIIEQSSGLTNSPNAPSGVIVNPESPDSVSEGGFSAEGDLSSVTPQSLNPFNEYTSGSPALPEDKRSGIIFHQNDKSSEEHSIVRLQMDLEHSQISTTLGSQTRLITTYYLSTNTVEGNIPKTSYNQTDGRIQDGLNGLNILPYSKNEEEARTDRHKKDHNSTSVTSFFDSKSLTLSLPYNSEESNTDRPAERSGSSSGLYSNRLNQEFDAVATVKTDLSAIPNLTVSFKVDSTGTKSRSTGIDMDSETENSIDGAGHKISSKKEFETVAETEMEETENELSGEEEVEIDGDIGDQRVRKVDGETDESARQLNSAVSWDMLKEKEREIEVETVVGKTIYTDTGSGDEIESNLKVFSWPEDVNGSGEGGGDGGEDGKGKRKKVSDDKEGIKAVGEKESDDKGDGREDSTKEVVFGRRDGLQLSVSQDKPTAEFPLFGSSEENGNGDGHDEGQNISVDSQVVGGNSTPDDNKEGDNNGKRSGGLENEEHIEGGGKEDSDVAVIGESLQKFSRVDRLLFDAARNPVLGRLVPLLRLTDGNKDTEEQMEEGSNSSHESRVGLVGGVEREKRTVVPLAVVSTLTILCLLVLVGILIYWRNCFQAANFYPDDSASPKVISVPSTPLLLATDGYEPLTVKQFVKHVMELHTNNTFSKEFEEVQACTVDMGITADSSNHPDNKSKNRYINILAYDHSRVKLSSSLDRDGKCGDYINANFVDGYERTRAYIAAQGPLRAGREDFWRMIWQQSVGVIVMITNLKEKGRTKCDQYWPEENQEEYGPYQVTLKSSKNLAYYTLRTFTVRDTTNKASQKKVEHTVLHYHYTQWPDMGVPEYTLPVLSFIRASSRARTQEMGPVLVHCSAGVGRTGTYIVIDSMLQQIQDQGTVNVLGFLKHVRTQRNFLVQTEEQYVFIHDALVEAILSRDTSVTSDLLHTYVSDLLTPGASGRTRMDKQFKLISQRQAKHADYSTALRDGNAERNRARALMPVERSRVCLTASETNSTGYINASYVMGHHHSKEFIVSQTPLSSTVADFWRMIWEHNTYTVVRLPDTHCQSEEGKSCVYWPSKDQPMSFEGFTVSYSGEEHVCLSNDERLLVQDFTLESPQNDYVLAVRQYSATCWPNPDSPIRNSFELVNTVREHSRHSDRPTVIHDPLGGATSGLFCALTTLSSLLEEEGAVDVYQVARMTNLMRPGVFNDIEQYQYLYRAVLSLVSSQEDQRALQSPETNGSVPLGQTNIAESLESLM; encoded by the exons GTACCCTGAACCAGCACAACTGGGGTAAGAAGTACCTGTCCTGTAACAGCGCCAGGCAGTCTCCTGTGGACATCGACGAGACGTTTACCCAAGTAAGGCTGCAGTACCAGAATCTACAGCTCGAAGGCTGGGACGTACTGACAGCAGAGTCCAGCACCATCCACAACAACGGGAAGACTG tggcCATCAGTGTGGAGGGAGAGTTTTTTGTGAGTGGAGGAGGGCTGAGCTCCAGGTTCCGTGTTGGTAGAATCACCTTTCACTGGGGTCGCTGCAATGCAACGTCAGATGGGTCTGAACACAGCCTGAATGGGATGAAATACCCTCTGGAG ATGCAGATTTACTGTTATGATCCAGATGACTTCCAAAGTCTGGATGATGCTAttagggaaggagggaggaccGCTGCCTTGGCTGTGCTCTTTGAG ATCAGCTTGGAAGACAACGAGAACTTCAGTCCTGTTATAGAGGCCATCAACACTGTCAGCCGGTTTG GTAAGAGCGGGTCGATGGAAGCTTTCACCTTGCGGTCCTTGCTGCCTAATAACACAGATAAATATTACATCTACAATGGCTCACTAACTGCACCTCCCTGCTCTGAAACGGTGGAATGGATCGTCTTTAAACACACTGTGGCCATATCAGAAACACAG TTGGAGGTGTTTTGTGAGGTGATGACGATGGAGCAGGCTGGATATGTGATGCTGACGGATTACCTGCAGAACAACTTcagggagcagcagcagcagttcatGGGTCAGGTGTTTGCCTCGTACACCGGAGTGGAGGACGTGCTCACACCCA CCTGCAGCTCGGAGCCAGAGAACATTCAGGCTGATGCCCAGAACGACACAACCATCATGGTAACGTGGGAGCGCCCCCGCGTGGTTTATGACACAACCATCGACTGGTACACCATCACCTACCAGAGGCTGCAGGGCCAAGACCAGAGCAAGCAGGAGTACAGGACAGACGGCGACCAGGATGTG GGTGCTATCATCCCCAGCCTGCTGGCCAACAGCAGCTATGTGGTTCAGGTAGTTGCTGTCTGCACCAACGGACTCAGAGGACGATGGAGCGACCAGATTATAGTAGACATGCCGTTAGAAGACCCTg aAAGTGATTCAGATCCCGACGCTGTCACAAAAGATTTGAAAGGCAACAGGGAG GTCTCATCTAAAGCCAGATGGGAGAAGCCAGAGAACCAGAATCAGGTATATTTGTCTCCAGAGGACCACAGCCCTGTGGAGGAGATCCCAGTGGAGCAGACCAGGGTTTACCAGAACCAACCTACACACCACCAGAGCCAGGCCAGAGACCAAACCCAAGCGAACCAGAACCTCCCGGTCCAGGTCAGCACCCGTTCAAGCCCAAAGACTCCCTCTGAGTCTGCCGTTCTACCGAAAACTCGACTCAACACGAATGGGAAAAAGAAACCGGGCCGGAACAGGTCTAAACCCGATGATATGGACCAGAACTGGATTGACGAGGACCGGAGGATCCCAACACACCGGCCGTTCACTAAAGTGGGTTTTGACGGCAACGGTGCAATATGGGTAACTGAAGTAACTGAGCAGCCGGGCTTCCTGTTTCCAGTTGCTCGGACAACCACCCTGCCAACGATCCGCCGACAAATCACAGAAGAGGCCTCATTGTCAGTGCTGCCAAATCAG TCAAGGGATCACGGTCCATCAGACCAAGCCGGTGAAAGTGGCCTCCCTTCTTCCCAGTCGGACCTCTACACCCCTCCTGTGGAGGACATCCAAGTCACAGATATCTTCTATGAAGACACAGTCAACAACTCTCCACTAGAAACCACCACCTCTGCCGCAACagtgcctgctgctgctgtggtgcCAG GTAATAAAGTGGACAAAGTCTCCCCGCCGTCCTCTGAAGACAGCGATGCCCCTGCGAACAAACCTCTACCAGAAACGATCACCTCGGTttcctccaccccctcccccctctggatCACAGCAAGGGCAGCAACCGCCAGCAACACACTCGCTGAGTCAGTCTACAAGTCATTCAccacctcctctcttctcaGGGTGCTGATGCATACAACCCAGCCCATGTTTAACG CAAATATACCCACGTCCAAGTTTGAGGACTCAATCATTGAACAGTCCTCTGGCTTAACAAACTCTCCTAACGCTCCTAGTGGAGTTATCGTCAACCCTGAAAGTCCAGACTCTGTCTCAGAAGGGGGATTCTCTGCTGAAGGAGATTTATCCAGTGTCACGCCTCAGTCACTCAACCCTTTTAATGAATACACCAGCGGTTCTCCTGCCCTCCCTGAAGACAAGAGGAGTGGCATTATCTTTCATCAGAATGACAAGTCCTCTGAAGAGCACTCCATTGTCCGTCTACAAATGGATTTAGAACACTCTCAGATCTCCACCACTTTGGGTTCTCAGACGCGCTTAATCACTACATATTACCTTTCAACAAACACAGTTGAAGGAAATATCCCAAAGACTTCTTATAATCAAACTGACGGTAGGATTCAAGATGGTCTGAATGGTCTGAATATCTTGCCATATTCCAAAAATGAAGAGGAAGCCAGGACGGATAGACATAAAAAAGACCACAACTCCACTTCAGTCACATCTTTCTTTGATTCTAAAAGTTTGACTTTGTCTCTTCCTTATAATTCAGAGGAGTCCAACACAGACAGGCCAGCAGAGAGAAGTGGATCAAGCTCTGGCCTTTATAGCAACAGGCTCAATCAAGAATTTGATGCGGTCGCTACAGTCAAAACTGACCTCTCTGCTATTCCAAATTTAACTGTTAGCTTCAAGGTGGATAGTACTGGGACAAAGAGTCGATCAACAGGAATTGACATGGATAGTGAAACAGAAAATTCTATAGATGGGGCAGGACACAAAATAAGTAGCAAGAAAGAGTTTGAAACAgtggcagagacagaaatgGAGGAGACTGAAAATGAGCTAAGTGGTGAGGAAGAAGTAGAGATAGATGGAGACATTGGGGATCAGAGAGTGAGGAAAGTCGATGGTGAAACAGATGAGAGTGCCAGACAGCTCAATAGCGCAGTAAGCTGGGACAtgctgaaagagaaggagagagaaattgAAGTTGAGACTGTAGTAGGAAAGAcaatatacactgacactggcAGTGGGGATGAAATTGAGTCCAATTTGAAAGTTTTTAGCTGGCCTGAGGACGTCAATGGTTCTGGAGAGGGTGGTGGAGATGGAGGGGAAGATGGAAAGGGAAAACGAAAGAAAGTGAGTGATGACAAAGAAGGTATCAAAGCTGTTGGTGAAAAGGAAAGTGATGACAAAGGTGATGGACGGGAAGACAGCACCAAAGAAGTTGTATTTGGAAGAAGAGATGGACTCcagctgtctgtcagtcaaGACAAACCTACAGCAGAGTTCCCACTGTTTGGCAGCAGTGAAGAAAATGGCAATGGTGACGGACATGATGAGGGTCAAAACATAAGTGTTGACAGTCAAGTTGTTGGGGGTAACTCTACTCCGGACGACAACAAAGAGGGAGACAATAATGGTAAAAGAAGTGGAGGACTGGAGAATGAGGAACACATCGAAGGAGGTGGTAAAGAGGATAGTGATGTAGCTGTAATTGGAGAGAGTTTGCAGAAGTTCTCACGTGTGGACAGGTTGTTGTTTGATGCTGCAAGAAATCCCGTGTTGGGGCGTCTCGTCCCTCTGCTCAGACTGACAGATGGCAACAAGGACACAGAGGAGCAAATGGAAG agggcagcaacagcagccatGAGTCTCGGGTCGGGCTGGTCGGCGGtgtggagagggagaagaggacaGTCGTTCCTCTGGCTGTTGTCTCCACTCTCACCATCCTCTGTCTGCTGGTACTGGTGGGCATACTCATCTACtggag AAACTGTTTCCAGGCAGCTAATTTCTACCCAGATGACAGTGCATCACCTAAAGTCATATCTGTTCCATCTACACCCCTACTGCTGGctacag ACGGTTACGAGCCACTGACAGTGAAGCAGTTTGTGAAGCATGTCATGGAGCTGCACACCAACAACACCTTCTCCAAGGAGTTTGAG GAGGTGCAGGCTTGCACAGTGGACATGGGCATCACTGCCGACAGCTCCAATCATCCCGACAACAAAAGCAAGAACAGATATATCAACATACTGGCCT ATGACCACAGTAGAGTCAAGCTCTCCAGCAGTTTGGACAGAGATGGGAAATGTGGGGACTACATCAACGCTAACTTTGTGGAT GGTTATGAGAGAACGAGGGCGTACATCGCAGCTCAGGGGCCTCTCAGAGCGGGCAGGGAAGACTTCTGGAGGATGATCTGGCAGCAGAGTGTTGGCGTTATTGTCATGATCACCAACCTCAAGGAGAAAGGACGG ACAAAATGTGACCAGTACTGGCCGGAGGAGAACCAGGAGGAATACGGTCCATACCAGGTGACCCTGAAAAGCAGCAAGAACCTCGCTTACTACACACTGCGGACGTTCACTGTCAGAGATACCACAAATAAG GCTTCTCAGAAGAAAGTTGAACACACAGTCCTCCATTATCACTACACCCAGTGGCCAGACATGGGTGTCCCAGAATACACTCTGCCCGTCCTGTCCTTCATCAGAGCATCCTCCCGGGCGCGGACACAGGAGATGGGACCTGTACTGGTACACTGCAG TGCCGGTGTAGGAAGGACAGGAACCTACATAGTGATAGACAGCATGCTACAGCAGATCCAGGATCAGGGCACAGTGAACGTTCTTGGTTTCCTAAAACATGTCCGGACACAGAGGAACTTCCTGGTTCAGACGGAG GAGCAGTACGTGTTCATCCATGATGCTCTGGTGGAGGCCATCTTGAGCCGTGACacctctgtgacctctgacctcctccaCACTTATGTGTCTGACCTCCTGACCCCTGGGGCGTCAGGCAGGACACGCATGGACAAACAGTTCAAA ttgATCAGTCAGCGTCAGGCGAAGCACGCAGACTACAGCACCGCCCTGAGAGACGGCAATGCTGAGAGGAACAGAGCCAGAGCTCTGATGCCTG TGGAAAGATCAAGAGTCTGCCTGACCGCTTCAGAAacaaactccacagggtacatCAACGCCTCCTACGTCATG GGACACCACCACAGTAAGGAGTTCATAGTGAGCCAGACTCCTCTGAGCAGCACAGTGGCAGATTTCTGGAGAATGATCTGGGaacacaacacatacactgTTGTCCGTCTGccagacacacactgtcag AGTGAAGAGGGGAAGTCTTGTGTTTACTGGCCCAGTAAAGACCAGCCAATGAGCTTTGAGGGTTTCACTGTGTCGTACTCTGGAGAGGAGCACGTATGTCTGTCCAATGACGAGAGACTTTTAGTGCAGGACTTTACATTGGAGTCtccacag AACGATTACGTGTTGGCGGTGCGTCAGTacagcgccacctgctggcccAACCCAGACAGTCCCATCAGGAACAGTTTTGAGCTGGTCAACACAGTCAGAGAGCacagcagacactcagacaGACCTACAGTCATACATGATCC gctggGAGGTGCTACATCAGGGCTGTTCTGTGCCCTCACCACCCTGTCCAGTCTGctagaggaggagggagcagtAGACGTCTACCAGGTGGCACGGATGACCAACCTCATGAGGCCTGGGGTTTTTAATGATATA GAGCAGTACCAGTATCTGTACCGAGCTGTGCTGAGTCTGGTGAGCAGCCAGGAAGACCAGAGAGCCCTGCAGAGTCCAGAAACCAACGGATCTGTACCACTGGGACAGACTAACATCGCTGAGAGCCTGGAGTCACTCAtgtag